Proteins encoded together in one Microcebus murinus isolate Inina chromosome 16, M.murinus_Inina_mat1.0, whole genome shotgun sequence window:
- the ZNF837 gene encoding LOW QUALITY PROTEIN: zinc finger protein 837 (The sequence of the model RefSeq protein was modified relative to this genomic sequence to represent the inferred CDS: inserted 2 bases in 1 codon), which produces PLLHREWLQSCPQAQLREVRSDCQPCTCRTLQPTPLRRGPSAKWPGACARCCERLLPAGPGEPRPCAPCGKRFSPNEQQRMGEGRSVCAECGRAPGAPDAPAQRLYACDECGKAFTRTSSLLQHERIHTGERPYECAECGKAFVRCSGLYRHKKTHXRRSFLPGCLPCGDCSQEGSRGPVAGEKPYACPECGKAFNQRSNLSRHQRTHSSAQPYACPLCEKAFKGRSGLLQHPRAHTGERPYGCPECGKTFRGCSELCQHERLHSGEKPYICRACGKAFVRNCSLVRQLRTHTGERPHACGECGRAFSQRSDLNAPEAARGPAAP; this is translated from the exons CCACTGCTCCACCGGGAGTGGCTCCAGAGCTGTCCGCAGGCTCAGCTGCGTGAAGTCCGCTCAGACTGCCAACCCTGCACATGCAGGACCCTGCAGCCGACCCCCCTCCGTCGGGGACCCTCCGCGAAGTGGCCCGGGGCTTGCGCGCGCTGCTGCGAGAGGCTGTTGCCTGCAGGGCCCGGGGAGCCCCGCCCGTGCGCCCCGTGCGGGAAGCGCTTCAGCCCCAACGAGCAGCAGCGGATGGGCGAGGGCCGCTCAGTGTGTGCTGAGTGTGGCCGGGCCCCGGGTGCCCCCGACGCCCCGGCCCAGCGGCTGTACGCGTGCGACgagtgtggcaaggccttcaCGCGCACCTCGAGCCTCCTGCAGCACGAGCGCATCCACACGGGCGAGCGGCCCTACGAGTGCGCCGAGTGCGGCAAGGCCTTCGTGCGCTGCTCTGGCCTCTACCGCCACAAGAAGACGCA TCGGCGCTCTTTCCTGCCCGGCTGCCTGCCCTGCGGGGACTGCAGCCAGGAGGGATCCCGGGGGCCTGTTGCGGGAGAGAAGCCCTACGCGTGCCCCGAGTGCGGCAAGGCCTTCAACCAGCGTTCGAACCTGAGCCGGCACCAGCGCACGCACAGCAGTGCCCAGCCGTACGCGTGCCCGCTGTGCGAGAAGGCCTTCAAGGGCAGGTCGGGCCTGCTGCAGCACCCGCGCGCGCACACGGGCGAGCGGCCCTACGGCTGCCCCGAGTGCGGCAAGACCTTCCGCGGCTGCTCCGAGCTGTGCCAGCACGAGCGCCTGCACTCGGGCGAGAAGCCCTACATCTGCCGCGCCTGCGGCAAGGCCTTCGTGCGCAACTGCAGCCTCGTGCGCCAGCTGCGCACGCACACGGGCGAGCGGCCCCACGCGTGCGGGGAGTGCGGCCGCGCCTTCAGCCAGCGCTCCGACCTGAACGCGCCTGAAGCGGCACGCGGGCCGGCGGCGCCCTGA